Within Caldibacillus debilis DSM 16016, the genomic segment GACGAACCAGTTCGCCTTTTCCACCGTATCCGCCGCAACCACGTCCACTTTTGCCGCATCGGAACCGTCGATAAATCCGTAATCCTCCCCTTCATATTCATAAGTCAAATATCCGACTTTTTCTCCTTTTTTTACGGGGGCGGTCAGTTCCCCTTTTTCGTTTAATTTGTTTTTATCCAGCACCAGCTTCGGTTTGTATTGATCTTTTTCCCCGCTTTTGATCATCAATTTCAACGGCTCTTTCGCAACGATTTTTACCTGTTTTTCCTTTCCCTTCGCTACCGGCAGGCTTTCCTTTCCCTTCACCGTATACCCGGCGGGGAACAGCTCTTCGGTCGTAAATGTGCTGAAGGCATAATTGAGCAGTTTTTCCGTTTCTTCAAACCTTTCCTTTTGGGAGCGGGTTTTCATGATGACGGAAATGAACCGCTGGCCGTCCCGTTCCGCCGTTGCCGTAAAGCAATAGCCCGCATACTCGGTGGAACCGGTCTTCAGTCCGTCTACCCCTTCATACTCGTAGATCAAACCGGGAAGCATCCAGTTGAAATTCGGGTATTCTTTTCCGTCACGGAATTTCAGTTTCGGAATCTTGGCCGTTTCCAAAACTTCCGGAAAATCGTTGATCAAACGGTAGGCCAATTTGGCGACCGAACGGGCCGACATCTTATTTTCATCCTTCGCATCGGTTCCTTCCGGATGCATTCCGAGCATGCTTTCGTTATTAAGCCCCGTGGAATTGACAAAATGGTATTTGTCCAAACCGAGTTCCTTCGCTTTTTCATTCATCAATTTTACGAAATTCGACTCCGAGCCGGCCACGAGTTCCGCCAATGCGACGGTGGCGGCGTTCCCGGAATGGATCGCCATGGCGTCGTACAGCTCTTTTACGGTATATTTTTCCCCTTCGGTCAAGCCGATATTGGAAAGCCCCGGGGCCGCGGACAATTTATGGACGAACTCGTTGATGGTGACCTCCTGATCCCAGCTGATTTTCCCTTCTTTAATGGACTCGAGCACAATATATTCCGTCAGCATTTTGGACATGCTGGCAACGCCCATCAGCTTGTCCGCATTCTTTTCATACAGTACCTTTCCCGTTTTTCCATCTATTAAAATCGCAGCCTCTCCCTTTAAATTTAAAGGGTCGCCTTCGGCCGCAGCTGCTGTATTTCCGTTACCATACAGAAAGACGGAACCAAGAAAAAACACGAAAGCGGAAATGAACAAGAAACATCTTTTCTTTACCGACAACGGTATTCCCTCCAGTATCTCCTGTTCTATACTTTGTTAAGTTTATCATAAATCAAGGGAAAAAAATAGACGACCCGGCGGGGAAACTTTAAACAAAATTACCCAAATATTTCCAATTTCCTGTACGTCTAATGAAATCGTTCCGACGGGGCAAACTGTAATTTATGAACTTCATCATCGTTTGGAGGGTTTGGCTTGTTTTTTTCCTCGGACCGGATTTGGGAAAATATGCTTTTTTTTACCTCCGCAGAAACGGCCCAACACTATTTGGAATCCCGCTATCGACTTTTAAACGGGACAGACGCCCGCAAAAAAAGTTATGAAAACTGTTATCCGTTCATCTACTATATCGAACAGGGAAGGAATTTTTTCCGGCAGGGGGATTCCGCGCCGATCACGATCCAGCCGATCCTCATTTTTTACGGTTTCGTCTGTTTGCTCAAAGCCTGCGTGCTGGCCGCCGACCCGGATTATCCGAGAACGACCCGGGTCCTCGCCCACGGCGTATCGACCAGGAAAAAAAAGAAACAAAATTATATGTATTTCCATGACGAAATGATCATTCAAAAACACGGCCTGTTTCCCCATTTGGCGGAGATGATGTTTCATATGGGCCATCTGGCAGGGAAAAAAATAAAAATTTCGGATCTCCTTTGCCAAATCCCCGAACTCAGCCATTATTTCCGGCAGTTGAAAAAGATGGAATACATCCCGATCAAAAACGGCGATGGGGAATTTTATCTGCCCTTGCGCCTTCTGGATGTGTTCAAAATGACC encodes:
- a CDS encoding D-alanyl-D-alanine carboxypeptidase family protein — protein: MSVKKRCFLFISAFVFFLGSVFLYGNGNTAAAAEGDPLNLKGEAAILIDGKTGKVLYEKNADKLMGVASMSKMLTEYIVLESIKEGKISWDQEVTINEFVHKLSAAPGLSNIGLTEGEKYTVKELYDAMAIHSGNAATVALAELVAGSESNFVKLMNEKAKELGLDKYHFVNSTGLNNESMLGMHPEGTDAKDENKMSARSVAKLAYRLINDFPEVLETAKIPKLKFRDGKEYPNFNWMLPGLIYEYEGVDGLKTGSTEYAGYCFTATAERDGQRFISVIMKTRSQKERFEETEKLLNYAFSTFTTEELFPAGYTVKGKESLPVAKGKEKQVKIVAKEPLKLMIKSGEKDQYKPKLVLDKNKLNEKGELTAPVKKGEKVGYLTYEYEGEDYGFIDGSDAAKVDVVAADTVEKANWFVLFMRGVGSFFSDLWGSITSTVKGWF
- a CDS encoding YaaC family protein, with the translated sequence MFFSSDRIWENMLFFTSAETAQHYLESRYRLLNGTDARKKSYENCYPFIYYIEQGRNFFRQGDSAPITIQPILIFYGFVCLLKACVLAADPDYPRTTRVLAHGVSTRKKKKQNYMYFHDEMIIQKHGLFPHLAEMMFHMGHLAGKKIKISDLLCQIPELSHYFRQLKKMEYIPIKNGDGEFYLPLRLLDVFKMTGSRFQQYLREKTNIPVRFAGEDGSGPIRCLASAGGKDYPFEFLPFRYDIRLGQYVFCPWNGLSFFPELMIHYLVLYHLSMIARYEIEWWSELVLQKTTAEYPVIVQYLQTALQKCPFLIVQYFHYQDDWKKPEQK